A genome region from Fusarium musae strain F31 chromosome 5, whole genome shotgun sequence includes the following:
- a CDS encoding hypothetical protein (EggNog:ENOG41) — translation MAPLSLLDCPKEVQLGIVELLLQADAANLSMTCRALHSLAEPLVYSTIQITWSRQYYPPIPQILRLIRTLLDRPDLGDIVRSIEFGGEGFIDYDDPPWPGETPEPPELPSLPLDKLTAHIRGFGVSEPSVEGWLSKVVYSDAYRYLDFDENRALSVIQKTQSATCDAAAATVVSLLPNLERLTVSENWYDKARLLGRVLCIAICGTDRDSTRGSLPTFASLKYVSADPNIYENANRHPDKYPGSLDGSPKSNAVLVALRFTPESLVFDILRALQASRNSPWAYFVRDKKSEEAEI, via the exons ATGGCGCCTCTTTCGCTTCTGGACTGCCCTAAAGAGGTTCAACTCGGCattgttgagcttctgctCCAAGCCGATGCAGCCAACCTCTCCATGACTTGTCGAGCCCTGCACAGCCTTGCCGAGCCCCTCGTCTACTCCACCATCCAGATCACTTGGTCGAGGCAGTATTATCCACCCATCCCGCAAATTTTGCGGTTGATTCGAACTTTACTCGATCGACCAGATCTAGGAGATATTGTTCGCTCCATCGAATTCGGCGGCGAAGGCTTTATTGACTACGATGATCCTCCATGGCCTGGTGAGACGCCAGAGCCGCCAGAGTTACCGAGCCTTCCCCTAGATAAACTCACTGCACATATCAGGGGGTTCGGAGTCTCTGAGCCTAGCGTTGAAGGATGGCTGTCTAAAGTAGTATATTCCGATGCCTACCGGTACCTAGATTTCGATGAGAATCGTGCGCTGAGTGTCATTCAAAAAACCCAATCCGCAACCTGtgatgcagctgcagcaacgGTTGTTTCTCTATTACCAAACCTGGAGCGACTTACTGTTTCCGAGAATTGGTACGACAAGGCGCGACTTCTAGGCCGTGTGCTTTGTATAGCGATTTGCGGCACAGACCGAGACTCGACTCGGGGTTCTTTGCCCACTTTTGCATCTCTGAAATATGTTTCAGCCGACCCAAACATATACGAGAACGCAAACAGACACCCAGACAAA TATCCAGGATCTCTCGACGGCAGTCCAAAATCCAACGCGGTTCTCGTGGCCCTGCGCTTCACCCCCGAATCCCTTGTCTTTGACATCCTTAGAGCTCTTCAGGCTTCGAGAAATTCACCTTGGGCATATTTTGTCCGCGACAAAAAatctgaagaagctgagataTAA
- a CDS encoding hypothetical protein (EggNog:ENOG41): MALLLGTSYVSLLFILLFFCQFLEAIDLSVKHPAGGQLKIRLDYGLATQPLRGVPESRRQESQHRYLWSSYLVFNEPVSSITDGQLRMMAQVAHKEMETDMQKYKPGVFLQGGRPKYLPSVMTIVAFENEIIFSSSQKGMDGFLNDWPQSPVKLALDRCSALWRDRVINDPSSNANPAAGHKNKAKCGEVNSFHQYYMTHTTPISEVDPKVRVTTVLKVGRDYKILAPCGTDKNGQDEKEFWGCNLLVRDQNVHYIGEDEIAKGFALHKIAGGVRRTGQIQMCTRNHIIWDDE, encoded by the exons ATGGCGCTACTTTTGGGTACCTCTTACGtctctttactatttattctcctcttcttttgtCAATTCCTTGAGGCTATAGACTTAAGTGTCAAGCATCCTGCTGGAGGACAACTCAAGATTAGACTAGATTACGGTCTTGCGACCCAGCCACTCCGAGGTGTGCCAGAAAGCAGAAGACAAGAGTCTCAGCATCGATATCTCTGGTCGTCTTATCTCGTTTTCAATGAGCCAGTTTCAAGTATCACAGACGGCCAGCTCCGAATGATGGCCCAAGTCGCTCACAAAGAGATGGAGACTGACATGCAGAAATATAAGCCTGGTGTCTTCCTTCAGGGTGGTAGGCCAAAATATCTCCCTTCCGTCATGACAATCGTGGCGTTTGAGAACGAGAtcatcttttcctcctctcaGAAGGGTATGGATGGCTTTCTGAACGACTGGCCCCAAAGTCCGGTCAAGCTGGCTCTCGATCGTTGTAGTGCTCTTTGGAGAGATCGCGTTATCAATGACCCAAGCAGCAATGCGAACCCAGCTGCAGGACATAAAAACAAGGCCAAATGTGGCGAAGTCAATTCATTTCATCAGTACTACATGACGCACACCACGCCTATTTCCGAGGTTGACCCCAAAGTCCGTGTTACAACTGTTCTCAAAGTGGGACGTGATTACAAAATTTTGGCTCCCTGTGGAACTGACAAAAACGGACAGGATGAGAAA GAGTTTTGGGGGTGCAATCTCTTGGTACGCGACCAAAACGTGCATTATattggagaggatgagatcGCGAAAGGATTTGCGCTCCATAAGATCGCTGGTGGCGTCCGAAGGACCGGCCAAATTCAGATGTGTACGAGAAATCACATCATATGGGATGACGAATAA